In one Candidatus Nanopelagicales bacterium genomic region, the following are encoded:
- a CDS encoding DUF3467 domain-containing protein, which produces MADYGAEQHINVHVPADARGGVWANFAAVAHSPYEFTLDFVRMEYANETDTELPGVLVARVNLSPLLVTQLIDALQENWERYADKALSRNLGEPGNGEESEW; this is translated from the coding sequence ATGGCTGACTACGGTGCCGAGCAACACATCAATGTCCACGTTCCCGCAGATGCACGCGGTGGGGTGTGGGCGAACTTCGCGGCAGTTGCCCACAGTCCTTACGAGTTCACGTTGGACTTCGTGCGCATGGAGTACGCCAACGAGACCGACACCGAACTGCCGGGGGTGCTGGTCGCCCGGGTGAACCTGTCGCCGCTGCTGGTCACCCAGCTCATCGACGCGCTGCAGGAGAACTGGGAGCGTTACGCCGACAAGGCGCTGTCGCGCAACCTGGGCGAACCGGGCAACGGCGAGGAGTCGGAGTGGTGA